Proteins co-encoded in one Neovison vison isolate M4711 chromosome 9, ASM_NN_V1, whole genome shotgun sequence genomic window:
- the LOC122916916 gene encoding LOW QUALITY PROTEIN: nucleosome assembly protein 1-like 1 (The sequence of the model RefSeq protein was modified relative to this genomic sequence to represent the inferred CDS: substituted 1 base at 1 genomic stop codon), with amino-acid sequence MADIDNKEQSELHQDLDDVEEVEEEETGEETKIKARQLTVQMMQNPQVLATLQERLDGLVEPPTGYIESLPRVVKRRVNALKILQVKCAQIEAKLYEEVHDLERKYAVLYQPLFDKXFEIINAIYEPTEEECEWKPDEEDEISEELKEKAKIEDEKKDKEKEDPKGIPEFWLTVFKNVDLLSDMVQEHDEPILKHLKDIKVKFSDAGRPMSFVLEFHFEHNEYFTNEVLTKTYRTRSEPDDSDPFSFDGPEIMGCTGCQIDWKKGKNVTLKTIKKKQKHKGRGTVRTVTKTVSNDSFFNFFAPPEVPENGDLDDDAEAILAADFEIGHFLRERIIPRSVLHFTGEAIEDDDDDYDEEGEEADEEGEEEGDEENDPDYDSKIVFEREKACMRWGLGQS; translated from the coding sequence ATGGCAGACATTGACAACAAAGAACAGTCTGAACTTCATCAAGATTTGGATGATGttgaagaagtagaagaagaagaaactggtgaagaaacaaaaatcaaagcgCGTCAGCTGACTGTTCAGATGATGCAAAATCCTCAGGTTCTTGCAACCCTTCAAGAAAGACTTGATGGTCTGGTAGAACCACCAACAGGATACATTGAAAGTTTGCCTAGGGTAGTTAAAAGACGAGTGAATGCTCTCAAAATTCTTCAAGTTAAATGTGCACAGATAGAAGCCAAACTCTATGAGGAAGTTCATGATCTTGAAAGAAAGTATGCTGTTCTCTATCAGCCTCTGTTTGATAAGTGATTTGAGATCATTAATGCTATTTATGAACCTACAGAAGAAGAATGTGAATGGAAACCAGATGAGGAGGATGAAATTTCAGAGGAGCTGAAAGAAAAAGCCAAGAttgaagatgagaaaaaagataaagaaaaagaagaccccAAGGGAATTCCTGAATTCTGGTTAACTGTTTTTAAGAATGTTGACTTGCTCAGTGATATGGTTCAGGAACATGATGAACCTATTTTGAAGCACTTGAAAGATATTAAAGTGAAGTTCTCAGATGCTGGCCGGCCCATGAGTTTCGTCTTAGAATTTCACTTTGAACACAATGAATATTTCACAAATGAAGTGTTGACAAAGACATATAGGACGAGGTCAGAACCAGATGATTCTGATCCCTTTTCTTTCGATGGACCAGAAATTATGGGTTGTACAGGGTGCCAAATAgattggaaaaaaggaaagaatgtcacTTTGAAAACCATTAAGAAGAAGCAGAAACACAAGGGACGTGGGACAGTTCGTACTGTGACCAAAACAGTTTCCAATgactctttctttaatttttttgcccCTCCCGAAGTTCCTGAGAACGGAGATCTGGATGATGATGCTGAAGCTATCCTTGCTGCAGACTTTGAAATTGGTCACTTTTTACGTGAGCGTATAATCCCAAGATCAGTGTTACACTTTACTGGAGAAGCTattgaagatgatgatgatgattatgatgaagaaggtgaagaagcagatgaggaaggggaagaagaaggagatgaGGAAAATGATCCAGACTATGACTCAAAgattgtatttgagagagagaaagcatgcatgagatgggggttggggcagagctag